In Anaerolineae bacterium, a single genomic region encodes these proteins:
- a CDS encoding aldehyde ferredoxin oxidoreductase, whose protein sequence is MFVVRIDLHTNRVVREEVEDVLSAGRHFIARMLSDECDPGTDPLGPENPLIFTNGPFAGWPISSAGRLSVGGKSPLTGGIKESNAGGELANALAGLDCRAVILYGALAEPGIVVMDGADAVRILPADAYWGLDTEECVRRLNAEYGDGYAMAVIGPAGEMQLPASAICVTDARGQPFRFAARGGLAAVMGSKRLKALLVRRQKRPLPADPAFLPAVRALHKAIGQNPRVETLRKYGTASTVMLTQSWGGLPTRNFRQGTFERAEAISGEAVYRLITTRGGEGTPTEACMGVCMIQCSNIYPDAEGRRLVGKIEYETLAMCGSNLGIGDPDTIARINQRCNALGLDTIEMGTALGVAAEAGLMEFGDGERALELLEEVARGTPLGRLLGQGCAVLGRVLGVERVPAVKGQGMPAYDPRAIKGTGVTFATSPMGADHTAGLTVFARVDHHAAEGQVELSRQAQIDRAAFDALGLCAFLMGSTAGRPELLLDILRAGYGVEWGPEWLNELGRQVIEMERAFNLRAGITPAVDRLPAFFEREPLPPHGETFDIPPDALRNIWST, encoded by the coding sequence ATGTTCGTGGTGAGAATTGACCTGCATACCAACCGCGTCGTTCGCGAAGAGGTGGAAGACGTCTTGAGCGCCGGCCGGCACTTTATCGCCCGCATGTTGAGCGATGAATGTGACCCCGGTACGGACCCCCTGGGGCCCGAGAACCCGCTGATCTTCACCAACGGCCCCTTCGCCGGCTGGCCGATCTCCTCGGCTGGCCGGCTGTCGGTGGGCGGGAAAAGCCCGCTGACCGGCGGCATCAAGGAGAGCAATGCCGGCGGCGAACTGGCCAACGCGCTGGCCGGGCTGGACTGCCGCGCGGTCATCCTGTACGGCGCGCTGGCGGAACCCGGCATCGTGGTGATGGACGGGGCGGATGCAGTGCGCATCCTGCCGGCGGACGCGTACTGGGGGCTGGATACCGAAGAATGTGTGCGGCGGTTGAACGCCGAATACGGCGATGGTTATGCCATGGCCGTGATCGGGCCGGCCGGCGAGATGCAACTGCCGGCCTCCGCCATCTGCGTGACCGATGCCCGCGGACAGCCTTTCCGTTTCGCCGCCCGCGGTGGGCTGGCCGCGGTCATGGGCAGTAAACGGCTGAAGGCCCTCCTGGTGCGAAGGCAAAAGCGTCCTCTGCCGGCCGATCCAGCGTTTCTGCCGGCGGTGCGCGCGCTTCACAAGGCCATCGGGCAAAACCCGCGCGTCGAGACCCTGCGCAAGTATGGGACGGCCTCCACGGTCATGTTGACCCAATCGTGGGGCGGCTTGCCGACGCGCAACTTCCGACAGGGCACTTTCGAGCGCGCCGAGGCAATCTCCGGCGAGGCCGTTTACCGGCTGATCACCACCCGCGGCGGGGAAGGGACGCCCACAGAGGCCTGCATGGGCGTCTGCATGATTCAGTGCTCCAACATTTACCCTGATGCGGAGGGCCGCCGGCTGGTCGGGAAGATCGAGTACGAGACGCTGGCCATGTGCGGATCGAACCTGGGCATTGGCGATCCGGATACGATTGCGCGCATCAATCAGCGCTGTAACGCGCTGGGCCTGGATACCATTGAGATGGGCACGGCCCTGGGCGTGGCGGCGGAGGCCGGCCTGATGGAGTTCGGCGACGGCGAGCGCGCGCTGGAACTGCTGGAGGAGGTGGCGCGGGGGACGCCGCTGGGCCGGCTGTTGGGCCAGGGCTGTGCGGTGCTGGGCCGGGTGCTGGGGGTCGAACGGGTGCCGGCCGTGAAAGGGCAGGGCATGCCGGCGTATGACCCGCGCGCCATTAAGGGCACGGGCGTCACCTTCGCCACATCGCCGATGGGGGCGGACCACACCGCCGGCCTGACGGTCTTTGCCCGTGTGGATCACCACGCGGCGGAGGGCCAGGTGGAGCTGTCGCGCCAGGCGCAGATTGACCGCGCCGCGTTCGACGCGCTGGGCCTGTGCGCCTTCTTGATGGGATCGACCGCCGGCCGGCCGGAGCTTCTGCTGGACATCCTGCGCGCCGGCTATGGGGTGGAGTGGGGGCCGGAGTGGCTAAATGAGCTGG
- a CDS encoding (2Fe-2S)-binding protein, protein MDIVRVVVDGREVEAPAGQTIAALLVSLGYRSFNRSKVLGSRRGLFCGQGICFECEVTLGDGEKVRACVTPVEPGMVIRTDQAKEA, encoded by the coding sequence ATGGATATCGTGCGGGTAGTGGTGGATGGGCGCGAGGTGGAGGCGCCGGCCGGCCAGACCATTGCCGCCCTGCTCGTCTCCCTGGGCTACCGCTCTTTCAACCGCTCGAAGGTGTTGGGAAGCCGGCGCGGGCTGTTCTGCGGACAAGGGATCTGCTTCGAATGTGAGGTTACCCTCGGCGATGGGGAGAAGGTGCGCGCCTGTGTGACGCCTGTTGAGCCGGGTATGGTGATTCGCACGGACCAGGCGAAGGAGGCGTGA
- a CDS encoding FAD-binding oxidoreductase has product MSPTYDVIIIGGGMIGLSTAYHLARRGARTLLLEAGELGGGTSAACSGRAQTIEGHLDPLNLYLVRAGLERLSTLEEELGHAFSWRMVGYFCLIPSPHLWDTWTQRARILSENGIPTAMVDREELQRAEPLLNTAGLLGAAYGQEGLLNPFHFCWAYAQAARRLGADIRAGTPVVGMKAAGGRVVSVETPAERFSAGRVMVAAGAWTPKLLAMIGETVPIHFTHAEAFITERVPMALRNTIGMADFYEQIHGKQRAVSVGFSVEPDGALLVTEAVTRTDTIRRGCSVWGVAGMAAHLLALYPGLHRVRVLRGWGVPTAFTPDDEPVVGPMPGWENLFVYGACLQTISTIPVLSDWVAGMMLGEEPPMDLSLYSPARFARAA; this is encoded by the coding sequence ATGAGCCCAACGTATGACGTGATCATTATCGGTGGGGGGATGATAGGCCTCTCGACGGCGTATCATCTGGCGCGGCGCGGTGCGCGAACTTTACTGCTGGAAGCCGGCGAGTTAGGCGGAGGCACTTCCGCCGCCTGTTCCGGCCGCGCCCAGACCATCGAAGGTCATCTGGACCCGCTCAATCTGTACCTGGTACGGGCGGGGCTGGAGCGCCTCTCCACACTAGAAGAGGAGCTGGGCCATGCCTTCTCCTGGCGGATGGTAGGCTACTTCTGTCTGATCCCCTCTCCGCACCTCTGGGACACGTGGACCCAGCGCGCCCGCATCCTGAGCGAGAACGGCATCCCCACCGCGATGGTGGACCGGGAAGAGCTTCAGAGAGCGGAACCGCTCCTGAACACCGCCGGCCTGTTGGGCGCCGCCTATGGCCAGGAAGGGCTTCTCAATCCCTTTCATTTCTGCTGGGCCTATGCCCAGGCGGCCCGCCGGCTCGGTGCGGATATCCGCGCCGGCACGCCGGTGGTCGGGATGAAAGCCGCCGGCGGGCGCGTGGTCAGCGTGGAGACGCCGGCCGAACGCTTTTCCGCCGGCCGGGTGATGGTGGCGGCCGGCGCCTGGACGCCGAAACTGCTGGCGATGATCGGGGAAACCGTGCCCATTCATTTTACCCATGCCGAGGCCTTTATCACCGAACGCGTGCCGATGGCCCTGCGGAACACCATCGGCATGGCCGATTTTTATGAGCAAATCCACGGTAAGCAGAGGGCCGTTTCGGTCGGGTTCTCTGTAGAGCCGGACGGCGCGCTGTTGGTGACCGAGGCGGTGACCCGCACGGACACCATCCGTCGAGGGTGTTCGGTTTGGGGGGTGGCCGGCATGGCCGCACATCTGCTGGCGCTCTACCCAGGTTTGCACAGGGTGCGTGTCCTGCGGGGGTGGGGTGTGCCGACCGCTTTCACGCCGGACGATGAGCCGGTGGTCGGCCCAATGCCGGGCTGGGAGAACCTGTTCGTGTACGGCGCATGTCTGCAGACCATTTCGACGATACCGGTGCTGAGCGATTGGGTGGCCGGCATGATGCTCGGCGAGGAGCCGCCGATGGACCTTTCGCTGTACTCGCCGGCGCGCTTTGCCCGGGCGGCGTGA
- a CDS encoding FAD-dependent oxidoreductase has product MGGGTRWDTIVIGAGPAGMAAALELARLGLSALVIDAAPLPGGQYFKQSTLRAKPAPSEEGRSLIAAFAHAELGRLMDTQVWGITPEPDGFEVAVYRRSGGERRLWARTLIIATGAYDRPVPFPGWDLPGVMMAGGALTMIKHQGVLPGRRVLLCGTGPLQWVLARHLLEGGAQVVGVVDAAPFPWKALRRLTALMGQGERMREGLGAWAAILRAGVPVHWGKIILRAEGADGVERAVIGWPNGTPTHSFAVDTVCLGYGFQPFNHLARMIGCEHRYVAPLGGWVPLRDDWCETTLSGVFVAGDAAGIQGKDVALLEGKLAGWGAARRLGVDVADDQVKALGAKLRRQRAMAQFLSYVFPYPFDSVPFPVEDDTILCRCEEVRVGDVRRIVREGASTLRMVRMLTRAGMGLCQGRTCADLVCHLLAQETGTPVADIAGPRVSLPLFPIPLHGVIGEDTHVRGEN; this is encoded by the coding sequence ATGGGCGGAGGGACGCGCTGGGACACCATCGTGATTGGGGCGGGGCCGGCCGGCATGGCGGCCGCGCTCGAACTCGCCAGGCTGGGCCTGTCCGCCCTGGTCATCGATGCCGCGCCACTGCCAGGAGGGCAGTATTTCAAGCAGTCCACCCTGCGGGCGAAGCCGGCACCGTCGGAAGAGGGACGCTCGCTCATCGCGGCGTTTGCGCACGCGGAGCTGGGCCGGCTGATGGACACCCAGGTGTGGGGGATCACACCGGAACCTGATGGATTTGAGGTGGCCGTATACCGGAGGAGCGGCGGGGAGCGCCGGCTGTGGGCGCGGACATTGATCATCGCCACCGGCGCCTATGACCGGCCGGTGCCCTTCCCGGGCTGGGATTTGCCCGGCGTGATGATGGCCGGCGGCGCGCTGACCATGATCAAGCATCAGGGGGTACTGCCGGGCCGGCGAGTGCTCCTGTGCGGGACTGGCCCTCTGCAGTGGGTCCTAGCACGCCATCTGCTGGAGGGCGGCGCACAAGTGGTGGGGGTTGTGGACGCGGCGCCTTTTCCATGGAAGGCTTTGCGCCGGCTGACGGCGCTGATGGGCCAAGGGGAGCGCATGCGGGAAGGGCTGGGCGCATGGGCGGCCATCCTGCGGGCCGGCGTCCCCGTGCACTGGGGCAAGATCATATTGCGGGCCGAGGGAGCCGATGGGGTGGAAAGGGCCGTGATCGGCTGGCCGAATGGGACTCCCACGCACTCCTTTGCGGTGGACACGGTCTGCCTGGGCTATGGGTTCCAGCCCTTCAACCATCTTGCGCGCATGATCGGGTGCGAGCACCGCTATGTCGCGCCGTTGGGGGGATGGGTTCCTCTACGGGATGATTGGTGCGAGACGACGCTGTCGGGCGTGTTCGTGGCCGGCGACGCCGCCGGCATTCAGGGGAAGGATGTGGCCCTGCTGGAGGGGAAGCTGGCAGGATGGGGCGCCGCGCGCCGCCTGGGCGTGGATGTAGCGGATGACCAGGTGAAGGCGCTGGGCGCGAAACTGCGCCGGCAGAGGGCTATGGCGCAGTTCCTCTCCTACGTGTTCCCCTATCCGTTTGACAGCGTCCCCTTTCCGGTGGAAGATGATACCATCCTTTGCCGCTGTGAGGAGGTGCGGGTGGGGGACGTCCGGCGCATCGTGCGCGAAGGTGCGAGCACCTTGCGCATGGTGCGCATGCTGACGCGCGCCGGCATGGGCCTCTGTCAAGGGCGGACCTGTGCTGATCTGGTGTGCCATCTCCTGGCGCAGGAGACCGGGACGCCGGTGGCCGATATCGCCGGCCCCAGGGTAAGTCTCCCGCTGTTTCCCATTCCACTGCACGGCGTGATCGGAGAGGATACCCATGTTCGTGGTGAGAATTGA